TTGCTTGGCGGCTTCGGCGGTTTTCGCTTCGGCGGCCTTGGCGAGCTCCGCAGCTTTCTTGCTGGCGGCTGCTTTGGCTGCGGCGGCTTTTTCGCTGATCGACTGGGTTGCGGCCTTGGCGGAATCGGTGGCCTTCGCGGCTTCCGTCTTGGCGTCGGCCATCAGGTTACTGGCTTTCGCTTCGGTTGCCTTGGCAACTTCGCTCGCTTTGTCGGCTGCGGACTCGGCCGCTTCTTGAGTTGCCTTGGCGGCTTCCGCGGCTTTGGCCTGGGCTTCCGCCATCAGCGATTTGGATTGCTTGGCGGCCTCAGCTGTTTTCGCTTCGGCGGCCTTGGCGAGCTCAGCCGCTTTCTTGCTGGCGGCTGCTTTGGTTTCGGCGGCTTTTTCGCTGATCGACTGGGTTGCGGCCTTGGCGGAATCGGTCGCCTTCGCGGCTTCGGTCTTGGCGTCGGCCATCAGGTTGCTGGCCTTCGCTTCCGTTGCCTTAGCGACGTCGCCAGCTGACTTGGCAGCTGACTTGGCGGCTTTTTCTGCAGCCTCGGCAGCTTGAGCCGCTTCGTTCTTGGCTTCCGCCATCAGGGCATTGGCCTTCTTAGCGGTTACTTTGGTTTGGGCTTCGGCGGCCTTCGCTAGCTCCGCGGCCTTCTCGCTGGCGGCCGCTTTGGCTACGGTGGCTTTCTCGCTAATCGACTTGGATGCTGCTTTGGCGGACTCGGTCGCTTTGGTGGCTTCCGCTTTGGCTTCGGCCATCAGGTTGTTGGCTTTTGATTTGGTTGCGGTCGCGACTTCGCTCGCTTTTTCACTGGCTTTCTTGCTGGCCGAGCTGGCGGCTTCTTTTGCTGCTTCGCCCGTTTCGGCCGCCTTGTCTTTGGCCTCGGTCAGCATCGACTTGGCTTGCTTGGTGGCGTCGGCCGTTTGAGTCTCAGCTGCTTCCGCGATCTCGGTTGCCTTCTTGGCGGTGGCTTCTTTCAGTTCGGCTGCTTTCTTTCCGGCAGCCTTGGTGACTTCACTCGCTTTTTCGACCGTGGCGTCTTTCACGGATGCGAGTTGCTTGCCAGCGCTCTCGGTTGCTTGTTTTGCCGAATCAATTGCTTTGCCCGCTTCTTCTTTGACATCGGCCATCAAGCTACTGGCTTTGTCGGTTGCCTCGCTGGTCTTTTCGCTGATGGCTTCGCCGGCCGACTTGGTTAGCTCGCTTGCCTTGGCTTGGGCCTGGTCTTTTAGGGATGTGAGGTTTTCGGTCAGTGATTTTGCCGATTCCGTGGTGGATTCCACAACCGACTTCTGAGTCGCTTTGGCCGCCTTGGTCACTTTCGACTGGGCCGATTTGGCTGCGGATTTAGTTTTGTCGGCGGCCTGCTTGGCGTTTTCAGAGTTAACGATTTGGGCTGCGCGTTCGAGTTCGGCGGTCGAACTCATCTCGCTGCAACCGGTGGAGAGCGTTCCGATTGAGAGGGCAATCGCGACGAGAGAAGAGCGAGTGGGGTGCAACTTCATGGATTCAGTACTGTGTCAGCGGAGGGGACTGGCGATGAGCGACTGGCAGAGAAGAAGAGCGACGGGCGCAAGGGGCACCGTCACCAGCCAGAACGTCCAGTGTAACTGAACACTTGGAAAAAGTGCTCGTTCCAGTTGGATTGTTGGACCTCGCGATTGACGTTTTGTCGGCCGATCGAAACCGGCTACTGGGCCAGGCAACGCAGCTGATCGCCAACACGGATGACCAAACGGCCGTCGGCGTAAGCGGGGGTGGCACCCACCCGGCCGCCAAGGTCCATCCGTTGGATCTTGCTGCGGGTTGCGGTTGCGGAGGTGATATAAGCCGTTCCATCGAGCGATATCATTAGCAAACGATCGCCAACAATGATCGGTGAGGCGCCGAAGTTGCCGCCCAAACGTTGGTTCCAACACAGACGCCCATCCTCATTCAAGTCGTAACAGGTCGCGATTCCGGAGTCTGAAACGGCAAAGAGGTATTGGCCTTTCACCGCCGAGGTGGGCACGTAGGGTGCGGCTCGCCGGACCTGAAAAGCTTCCTGGGGTTGGTCGCCGGCCGATGCTGGAATGCGGACGGCGGACAGCATGTTGCCACCGCCGCCACTGCCACAGGTGCCGATTGCCAGGTCGCCGCCGGGCAACCCGGTGACAACGAGCGGTGACGAGCAGGACCGTTTGTCGAACACTTTGATCGACCAACGCATCTTTCCGGTATCGGCATCGAGCGAGAAGATCCCGTTGCCGGTGTTGGCCATGATCAATTCCAACGATGGATTTGCGGGATCGTCGCCAGGCTTGATGAATGGGTGCACTGCTGGGACGCCGTAGCTGGGACGCGTCGTTTCGAGTGGCGTTGACCAAATGTCTTCACCCGTTTTTTTATCCATCGCCAACACGCGACTTTGTCCGGGGACTTGATTCGCATCCAGCTTGACGGCCTGTTGAGCGTTGAACAGAACAAGTTTGTCTTGCACGACCATCGGGCTGGTTCCGTACCCGTGGACTCCGGTCCAGGGACCGAGTTCGCGCGTCCAGTGGGGAGTCGAGTCGGTACCGTAGGCTTGAACGTAGACGCCTTCGGCATCGCAGTAAACAAAGAACACTTGGTTGCCTGAAACGACCGGGGTTGTCGATGCGGCCGAGTTTCGCGAGTGACGGCCTCGGTCAACCAATGGGTGTTTGCGCCGCCAGAGTTCGTTTCCAGTTGCCAGATCGAATGCGACTAAGTCGATCGACTTGTTCGCCCGGTTCCGAATGGTTTGGAGCTGTTGGCTGTCCGAGTTCAACGGTGCGGTTTCGATCAGGTAGATCACGCCATCGACGATGACGGGGGAACCGATATCGGTGCCGCTCAGTGAAACGGTCCAGGCATAGTCGTTGGCCGTCCACTCGCTCGGCAGGTTTCCTTCGACAGTCCCGATCCCGGCTGGCCCATGAAATTGCGGCCAATCGGATGTGGGGCCAGTCGTGGTCAGTTCAGCCGCGGAGCTATCAGCAGCTTTGACTGTCGAGCAGATACTGCTGAAGACGAGGACCAAGGTGGCCACGCCGGCTAGGATTGATGATCGTTGACCGGTGAATTGCGGAAGCATGAAGTGGCGTCCCAGAGACAGGGAAAGGGGGCAGGGGGAAACGGCCGCAAGATGCGATGGGGATGCAAGTTGGATGCGGCGGGGTTGCGACAAGGAGACGAAGGGGAATGGATGTGCAGACGGTTCGGATTGTAGTGACCGAAGGTGTGGCTGCGTGGATGATTGTAAGGCAAATCCCCCGACTGGTGAGTCTCTGTCGATGATGCGGAACTAACTTTTGGCATGAATACTCCCATTGCCTATCGTGCCTTCGTTTCTGCTCCCGAAGACCTCCTGCTTCAGAACACTGATTTGTGGGACGGCTTGTCCGGTGGTGTTCCGTTTCGGCAAACCACTTGGTTGCGTGCTTGGTGGAACCAGTACGGAAAAGACCAGGCCACGTGCTTCATCACGGTTGTGGACCAGGAAGACCGGGTTTGCGGAATTTTGCCGCTATGTCGGCTGGGACGTCGAGGTTGGACGTTGATCGCAGCTGGGCATGCCTGTTCGGATCACGTTTCGATTTTATCGCGTGAGGACGACCAAGACGGTGTCGCTGAGGCGCTCGCTCGCTTCCTGGTCGATCATGCGACTGACTCAGAACTGGGATGGAATCGACTTGCATTCGATGGTGTGGTGGCCGGTGATCCCGGGATGCGGAAGCTATCGCAACATTTAACCGACCTGCAATCAGTTTGCCGGATTCAAACTCGCATGAGTGTCTGGTTCAAGGCGTGCGAGAAAGACTGGGCAGCCCATTTGGAGCGTTCGTCGAGAAGGACTCGCAACCGCCTACGCATGATGGTTGATCAGTTCGACAAACCGGATAGTACCTTCGCGGTTCGCTTTGCTGATGATGAAAAGTCCGTGAAGGAATCGCTTGATGTTCTGATCCGCTTGCATCAATCGCACTGGCAAGCGAAAGGGGAAAGTGGTTCGTATGCGACCGCAGGCATGGTGGAAATGATCCATGAAGCGGCAATCGATGCTCTTCATCGAGGCACGTTGTTCTTGCCGCGATTGGTGCAGCTGGATCCCGCAACGAGTGCCGAAACGATTTTGGCAACGCAGCTGCATTTTATTGGTGACGATCAAAGACTGTACTGTTTTAGCACCGGCGTGAACTATGACTACAGTGACCTATCACCCGGGACAATGCTGAATAACTACTTGCTGTATCACGCACACGAACATGGCTACGCTGGAATCGATTTCATGCGTGGCGACGAAGCGTACAAGGCTCGCTTGAAGGCTCAACCGAATCCGGTACTGTTGATTGAACTTTTCCCGCCGACCTTGTCAGGGAAAATGGCTTGTACGCTCTATGACAATGTTCTGTCGTTGAAGCAAAAGGTTCGTCAACGACGCGGCACCAGTGTTGTAGCGACGCCAACAATAGAAGAGGCATTCGCCGAGCATTATCGTCAACACTTGCCACGCACCGGTTTCACCGTCAGTGATTCTGATCCGGAGGGTGATATCGGCATCATCGATTTGCAAACAATCTGTCCGCAGTGGATGCAGGCGGCCAATGAAGCGCAGCTGGAAAGCACGGCTGATGACCGTGAAGAGTTGGATGATGATTCAGGGCCGGTGATCCTCCCGATCACAATGCCGTTGACTGATTCTTCGTTCAACAATATCGGTAACTAAAGCGACCAGCATTCCCTCAACGTTCCTTCCCAATGATCGTAGCCTAGACTTCCAGTCTGGGTCTGAACTGCCTGGGATTGAACTGCTTGGGATTGAACTGCTTGGGATTGAACGGTCTGGGATTGAACGGTCTGGGATTGAAAACAGATAGACCGAAAATACCGTTGCAACGATCTGCAATCGCGTTGGAAATCGCAAGGGACGCGTCAACAACTGCGGTCCGATGCCACTTTTCTACCGATGCCAGTTTGATTGTTTGGGCGTGACGCTTCGTCATGCGGTTTTAGCGGAGTTCCGGACTCACTCGAGTTCTCAGTGAACCGCCGTGCCTTGTCTCGCGTAGCCCACTCGCCGGGTATCGGAATGCGCGTTGCTAAAAAACACGCGGGGTTCTGATCGGCGTTCTTCTTCGAGTCCCAACCAGAACCAAACCGATGACAAGGCAGCCAGCAATGATGTCCGAGACTGGGAGCTCCGTTAGCGGCCAAACTGATCGCCCAATCGGGAGTCCCAAGGGGAGCCCAGCGGGAAGCTTGAACCCCCGAGCCAAGACCGATTCGCTGGTCAAGCCAGAAACGATCCAGCGGCGAAGTTGGCTGGCCGGAGCGGTCTCGTTGGTGGCGTTTGCTGGTTGCAAGCCTGATTCGTCAGGCGGAAGTGATTCGGCGGGATCAGCGGGAGGCGAATCTCGCCGCCAGGTGCCTTTGCGAGTCGTGTGGGTCGGTAGCGATGCCGAAGCCGATATTCTTCGCCGGACCTGGCAATCGATCAGCGAGCAGCCGTTGGATTTGCGTTTGGTTGCACCGCCACAATCCGCTCCCGAAGGCGAGGCTTCCAAAGTGGTGGAGATGGCGGCGAAAGCGGATGTGGTCGTGTATCCGCTGATGTGGATGGCCGAGATGATCGGCGAGAAACGTTTGATGCCGCTGCTGTCCAGTTCCGAACAAGATTCGATCGGTGATGTGGTCTCATCGGATAGCGGGAATGCAAGTCGTCGAAATGGGATGCCCGCCAGCCTGAAGGTGGCGACCTCGTTTGCCGGCGAGCAGCGAGCGATTCCGTTGGGCGGCCATTTGCCAGCGATGCTATTGAGCGAGTCGGTCGCTGAACAGGATGTCGATGCGAGTCTGAAAACATGGGCGGCCTACCGAGAGTTTGCCAAGCAACATGACGGTAAGTGTGCCGAACCGACGGCCAAGGGGTGGGCCGCTGCCATGTATTTGTGGCGGTTGAGCACCAGCTTGGATGCAACCTGGTTGTTCGATCGCGAAACAATGCGACCGTTGTTGGATGAACCGAATTACGTCGCCGTCCTAGAGGAGATGGCCGAAACGGTGAAGCT
The Neorhodopirellula lusitana DNA segment above includes these coding regions:
- a CDS encoding PQQ-binding-like beta-propeller repeat protein encodes the protein MLPQFTGQRSSILAGVATLVLVFSSICSTVKAADSSAAELTTTGPTSDWPQFHGPAGIGTVEGNLPSEWTANDYAWTVSLSGTDIGSPVIVDGVIYLIETAPLNSDSQQLQTIRNRANKSIDLVAFDLATGNELWRRKHPLVDRGRHSRNSAASTTPVVSGNQVFFVYCDAEGVYVQAYGTDSTPHWTRELGPWTGVHGYGTSPMVVQDKLVLFNAQQAVKLDANQVPGQSRVLAMDKKTGEDIWSTPLETTRPSYGVPAVHPFIKPGDDPANPSLELIMANTGNGIFSLDADTGKMRWSIKVFDKRSCSSPLVVTGLPGGDLAIGTCGSGGGGNMLSAVRIPASAGDQPQEAFQVRRAAPYVPTSAVKGQYLFAVSDSGIATCYDLNEDGRLCWNQRLGGNFGASPIIVGDRLLMISLDGTAYITSATATRSKIQRMDLGGRVGATPAYADGRLVIRVGDQLRCLAQ
- a CDS encoding ABC transporter substrate-binding protein; its protein translation is MTRQPAMMSETGSSVSGQTDRPIGSPKGSPAGSLNPRAKTDSLVKPETIQRRSWLAGAVSLVAFAGCKPDSSGGSDSAGSAGGESRRQVPLRVVWVGSDAEADILRRTWQSISEQPLDLRLVAPPQSAPEGEASKVVEMAAKADVVVYPLMWMAEMIGEKRLMPLLSSSEQDSIGDVVSSDSGNASRRNGMPASLKVATSFAGEQRAIPLGGHLPAMLLSESVAEQDVDASLKTWAAYREFAKQHDGKCAEPTAKGWAAAMYLWRLSTSLDATWLFDRETMRPLLDEPNYVAVLEEMAETVKLNPSLVKSDGLSPGQVYQSIASGELVGGIGFPQLETEQTAGSDAVSAVSILSLPSGTIAISERDDLSLGKVDLRRSMMNPFMLVGSLAASCRQTAAADRFLQWLAGGQGSEPIYRNIGSIVNTQTQAGDDESGTVDGYQAWLRKELSDPNVVPTLQLLGAAEYYSVLDEGVRACVHGDRPAKQVCAEVSEAWRKLNLKHDLPTQMRSWRRAQGGA
- a CDS encoding GNAT family N-acetyltransferase; the encoded protein is MNTPIAYRAFVSAPEDLLLQNTDLWDGLSGGVPFRQTTWLRAWWNQYGKDQATCFITVVDQEDRVCGILPLCRLGRRGWTLIAAGHACSDHVSILSREDDQDGVAEALARFLVDHATDSELGWNRLAFDGVVAGDPGMRKLSQHLTDLQSVCRIQTRMSVWFKACEKDWAAHLERSSRRTRNRLRMMVDQFDKPDSTFAVRFADDEKSVKESLDVLIRLHQSHWQAKGESGSYATAGMVEMIHEAAIDALHRGTLFLPRLVQLDPATSAETILATQLHFIGDDQRLYCFSTGVNYDYSDLSPGTMLNNYLLYHAHEHGYAGIDFMRGDEAYKARLKAQPNPVLLIELFPPTLSGKMACTLYDNVLSLKQKVRQRRGTSVVATPTIEEAFAEHYRQHLPRTGFTVSDSDPEGDIGIIDLQTICPQWMQAANEAQLESTADDREELDDDSGPVILPITMPLTDSSFNNIGN